Below is a genomic region from Campylobacter geochelonis.
GTCCCAGTAAAAATCATATGGCATATCATAAAACAGGCTAAAATCAACCCCGTAATACTCTGAGCTAAGTCCTGCAAAGCAGGAATTCGACTCTTTTTGCCATCTACGGATTTGCCAAGAAACCCTTCAATGCGTTGCATCATATAAACTCCTTTAAGAAAAATTAAATTTTAAAACTAATTTTGAAATTATATATCAATTAAGCTTTCTAATTACTTAAATTTTTATCTCTATTTTTCCATGCATAAAAGTAGGTAAAAATACCCAAAAACAGCATTAAAAAGGATAAAATTTGACCCATGCTAAGACCAAACATATAAGTCCCTAGCTGAAAGTCTGGCTCTCTATAAATTTCACTAACAAATCTCATCAAAGCATATAAAATCGTATAGATAGCTATAAGTTCTCCATTAAATTTTTTATACTTTCTATAAAAGAATAATACCACAAAAATCACAACACCCTCCAAAAACGCTTCATAAAGTTGCGAAGGATGCCTTAAAATGCCAGCTACCTCTATCCCCCATGGCATACTTGTAGGAACTCCAGCTAGCTCTTGATTTAAGAAATTTCCAATTCGTCCAAAAACATATCCCAAAGGCACAGACAAAGCTACTAAATCAAGCAAAGCAAAGCTGTTTGTTTTATGCTTTTTACAAAACCAAAATGTAGCTATAATAAACCCAACAACCGCGCCATGATAGCTCATACCGCGAATTCCTACAAACTCGCCATTATGAAATGGGTTAAAAATTTCCCAAGGATGAGTTATATAGTGCATCTGCTCATCTGAATAAATGAAAATAAATCCAAGTCTAGCGCCAAGTATAACGCCGATTTCAACCCAGATAAAATAATTATCTAAAAGCTTCTCAGAAAAACCAAGCTTGTCTTTTTTCGCAAACCATTTCGCCATAAAAAGTGCTGTAAGAAGCGCTAAAATGTACATTATCCCATACCAGTGAACGCTAAGCCCAAAAAGGCTAAAAGCGACAGGGTCGAAGTTGTTATAAATTTGGTTCCACCAGCTCAAATTTTAAGTCCTAAAGTTGTCTTTATCATCTGTAAATAATCATCTAAAAACCAACCAAGCGCCTTATAGTAATCACTCTTTGCGTTTGCCTTAAGATAAGCAGCAAGCCCACGAAATGACTCCATAAAATAATTTGTCAAATAAAGCCCTAAAAAGTTGTGAGTTTTCTCATCGGTATCTGATTTAAAAATAGCTGCTAAAAATGCAAGCATATTCGCAGAGTGCGAAGCTTTAAGCTCTTTAAAAGGCTTTTGATAACGAGCTTTTTCAAAAAACAAAGTAACGTCCATATCGCTAATGAGTTTAAAAAAGTCCATCTCAAAAGCTTTTTTAAGCTCTTCAAAATCCTTTAAAACAGCGCTATAATCCTCTTTTAAAGCCTTTTGCCAAAACTCATGAGCCTTTTTATTTTCATCGGTTTCATTTTTTAAAACCCAAGCTGGAGCTAGTTTTTTAAATTTATCCTCTTCTATCGCGCCTTTAAAATTTGTAGCAAAGATGATAGCTATCATCGCGTAAATATCTTTTACTTTCATAAATTTCCTTTCAAATTTGGCGGTTATATTAACCAAATTTCTCTTAATTTTTTATCTCTTTTGCAAACATAAGCGAATTTATGCCATATTTTTCTCTGATTTGTTGTATGGCTAAATTTGCTTTTTTGTTTTTAGACTCTCCAATTTGCGAAAAAAGCGTTTTTTCTATACAACTTTCATCGACAAATCCAGCCGCGCCGATACTTATATACATAACTGGTGAGGAGATTCTTACATCGCACTTTTTAAAAAGCTCAAGCGCTATTTTTTGAAGCAAACTTTGCGTGAAAATTTCTTTAACAGTAACGCTATGCGAAACTGTGTATCTATCTTCATAGCGAACTTTTAGGTCAAATTTAGTTGGGTTTTGTCCAAATTTGTAAATATCAAAGCTAAGGTATCTGCAAAGAACTAAAACTCTTCTTTCGAGCTCATCTCTATCGGTGATTAAATCAAATGTTCTAGCATGAGAAAAGCTTTTGCGTTTAGATGCCAAATCTAGGCTGTTTTCGCCAGTTCCGGTTAAATTCTCATACAGTTTTATACCACTTTTTCCAAGCTTTTCAAAGACAAATTTAGCATTTTTTGCATCTGTTATGGTATAAATTCCGTATTTATTTAAAAACTTTAGCGCACTTGCTCCAACTCCTGGGAATTTTGATATATCAACATCTTTAAGTTTTTGTGGGATTTCATCGACTTTTATCATACCTACGCCAAAAGGCTTAACCAAATCCGTTGTAAGTTTGGCTATAAATTTAGCCTCGCTTATGCCGATACTGCACGGCAATTTTAAATTTTTTAAAATTTGCTCTTGAAGCTCTTTGGCAAATTTTAGCGGATCGTTTTTAGCCTCAATTCCGCTTAAATCGACAAAAAACTCATCTATGCTAAATTTTTCAATATCAGGAGTAAAAGTGTAAAGAAATTTAAAAAGGCGGCTTGAAAGCTCTTTATAAAATGCCATATCGGATTTAGCTATAGTTAAGTCTTGGCATAAAGCCTTTGCCCTGTTTAAGGACATCGCAGACTTTACGCCAAATTTTCTAGCCTCATAACTCGCACTTAAAATCACAGTGCCAAGTCTATCTTTTTCACCAAAAATCGTGCCACTGTTTCCACCGACAACAACGACTTTTTTACCGATTAATGAGCTATCTTTTATACGCGCTGCTGCGACAAAAAAACAGTCAAGATCGATATGAAGTATCATATTAGCTTAAATAACCTGCTATATCAAGCCCAAAACCACTAAGTCCGATAAACTCTTTGTGTTCGCTTGAGCTTAGTAAAGTTATCTTTTTAATACCTAAATTTAAAAGAATTTGCGCTCCTATGCCATACTCTTTTACTTCACTATCGCAAGTTTCGCTGTTACTTAAAAAGACAAGCACGCCACCTTCTTTTTCTAAGATTTCTAAGCTTTTCATAAATTGGGCGTATTTTAAAGATGTCAAAAACTCTACATCGGATGAAATTTTATGAAATTTAACGTTTGTATTTTCTTTTATATCGCCAAAAACAAAGACTTTGTGCAAGTTATTTTTATGATCTGTTACATCATAAAGCTCTGCGTTAATCCCAGCTATTTGGCTATCTTGTGGTGGGCTAAATTTAACCAAAGTCTCGTTTTTAAGGCGGTATTCGACAAGTTGTGCGATTGAAATCATATTAAGGTTAAATTTCTTACAAAATTTATCCAAATCATCTCTTCTTGCCATCGTGCCATCTTCTTTTACTATCTCGCAAATCGCAGCCACAGGCGCTAATCCAGCCATAACGCACAAATCAATGCTTCCTTCGGTATGTCCGATACGCTCTAGTACGCCACCATCTTTTGCAATAAGTGGGAAAATATGTCCAGGCGCAACAAAATCACTTGGTTTTGCGCTACTTGAAGCGATAAGTTTTATCGTCATATCTCGCTCATATGCGCTTACGCCTGTTGTTGCATCTTTTGCATCAACTGTAATCGTAAATGCGGTTTCGTGGCTTGAAGTGTTGTTGCTAACCATCGGCACAAAGCCTAGCTTTTTTGCGATTTCTTTGCTTACTGGAGTGCAAAGCACGCCTTTTGCGTGAGTGATAGCGAAATTTACCTTTTCCATATCACAAAATGCTCCAGCAAAAACCAAATCCCCCTCATTTTCTCTGTTTTCATCATCGACCATAACTATCATTTTGCCATTTTTGATATCATCAATCGCCTGTTCTACGCTTACAAAAGCCATTTTATTTCCTTAAATTTATATTTTTAACCGCAAAATTATATCACAAAGTTTATTTAATACATTTTAATAATCTTTAATTTAAAAGAGCGGAATTTGCTAAATTTGAGTCTGAATTTATGGGAAAGTGGATGTAAATTTATGCTAAATTATGTTTAAATTTTAAAAGTTTTTAAAGCTAAATAAATTTAAAGTTTGAAATTTTATACAAAGAGTTAAGCTTTTAGAACTGTTTTAAAATATGTTAAAACTCTAAATTTAACTCATCAAAGCCTTTTTTTATATTTGTATAAAGCTCATGAAATGGCACACCTATAACTCTAGTAGCAGATATGGTTGTTATAAAATTTGTATCGCCCTCCCACCTTGGAACTAAATGATAATGCACATGTTGCGCTATCCCAGCTCCAGCTGCGCTTCCTAAATTCATGCCGATATTTACGCCTCTTGCATGAACTCTTTTTTTTAAAATCTCAACTCCACATCTTACAAAATGGCTCATCTCAAGCCACGCTTCTTGGCTTAACTCTTCGATTTTATCGGTATGTTTATAAGGAATCACCATAAAAGCCCCAGGGCTGTATGGGTAGAGATTCATGATACCAAAGCAATGTTTTGCGCGAAATAATACGCCATTTTTCTCATCAAATTCTGGCGAGTTTATCGCATCGCAAAATGGGCACTCGCATTTTTTACTGCTAAAATACTCACTTCTCCACGGCGCACAAAGATACTCCATATTATGCTCCTTTTATCTTTTTCACTGCCATTTCAACGTCATCTTGACGCATAAAACTCTCACCTATCAAAAACGCATCAACTCCGAATTTGTTTAAATTTACAAGCTGTTCATGCTCGTAAAGTCCACTTTCTGCGACTATGATTTTGCCATTTGGTATGATTGGGATAAGTTTTTCGCATAAATCCATGTGCATATCAAAGGTTTGCAAATCACGATGATTTATACCGATGATATTTGCTCCTGCAAAAATCGCCTTTTTAACATCTTCTTTATCGTGAGTTTCAACCAAAGCCTCAAGCCCAAAATATCTTGCATACTCAAGCAGCTCTTTAAGCTCTTTTTGGCTTAATGCTTTTGCGATTAAAAGAACAAAATCCGCCCCATAAACCGCAGCTTCTAAAATTTGATACTTATCTACTATGAAATCTTTTCGCAAAATCGGGCTTTTTGTATAACGACGAATGAGCGAGATATACTCCAAACTTCCTTGAAAAAAGTGTGGTTCACTAAGTACAGAAAAGGCATTTGCCCCACCTTTTTCATAACTAACAGCTATGCTAACAGGATCAAAATCCTCTCTTATAACACCTTTGCTCGGACTTGCTTTTTTAACCTCAGCGATGATTTTATAAGGGTCGTTTTCAGATGTTTTAAGCACGCTAAAAACATCTCGTGGCATATATGGGTTTGAAGATAGACTTCTTCCTAGTGTGTCAAATGGGATAAGTTTTTTCTTTTTTTCTAAGTCCTCTTTAGTCTTTTCTATGATTTTATCAAGTATCATTTTTCAACTCCTTTTAAACACTTTTTGATAGCTTTTATATGCTCTTTTGCCTCTTCGCTTTTAAAAAATTCTTTTTCGCTTTTATCTATACTTTTCATCACTTCATCAGCTTTTTTGCACTCATTTAGTTTAAAATGCCCCCACGCAAGCGAATCAAGAAAATAAGGCGAATTTGGCTCTTTTAAAAGCGCTTTTTTAACTAAATTTATACCTTTTTTCACATCGATTTCATGGTCAATCAACAAATACCCATAGTAGTTTTCAAGCATGGCTATATCTAAATTTGGCATTGATTTTTCAAATTTATTTAGTATATCTTTAAGTATTTTTTTATCTAAATTTGCTCCATTTTTCTCATATAAAAACATCGCTTCTATAGCCAAAAACTCCATATCGCCACTTTTTTTATAAAGCTCATCTGCTTTTTTTATAGCTTTGTCAAATTCTTTATTAAACCCATAAATTTCAAGCAAAAGCTTGTTGTTATAGTCATATTTTTCAAGTAAATTTTTAGTTTTATTAAAGTCTTTGTTGATAAGATAAAATTTTATTATCTCATCGAGATATTGCGTATCTTTCGTGCTTTTATAAATATCTTCATAGGTTTTAATAAGCATAGGATAGTTATGATTTCTTTTATAAATATCACTTAACACATTGCATACTAAAACACTACATCCTTTTAGTCTTTTGTAAGTTTCAAGCTCGGTTGTTGCCTCTTTGACGTTTCCAAATTTGTTTAAGAGCAAATCAACCATTCTTAGCAAATTTTCATCATTTTGCTCTATAGAATATGCTTTTTTAAAACTGACTAATGCTTCTTTGTTTGAGTTTAAAATATCTTGAACCACGCCTAAGATGGAGTAGTTTTTTGCACTTGGATTAGCTTTTACCATTTTTTTCATAATCAATAAAGCTTCATCTGGCTTTGAGTTTTCCATCAAGTATGCAACACGCATTCTAAGGTAGTCATCATCATCTTTTAAAACAACTTTTCCCTTTTCTACTATATCGCCTAAATTCTTACTTTTATAGGCAAAAGCGATTTTAATCGCCTCTTTTAGATACTCTGGATTTTTTGTACTATCATATAAATATTCAAAAATTTTTGATGAGTTTGTCGGGTCTTCATCTTCAAAATTAAGCCCTTTAAGTATCATAAAACTCTCATTGCTTTGATTATTATCCGTATTAGAAGCTGATAAATTTAAACAAAACAGTAAAATAAAAACTAACTTTATAGAGGTTTTACACCTATACATTCTTTCTCCAACTCATTATAATTTTTCTTAAAATAGTCCCAAAACGGAAAAGTTTTGCACTGTTTAGGGCGAAATTCATAGACGCTACAACATCTTTTTATCTCATCAAAAAACACACAAGCATAACCGCCCTCAAACTCACGCTCTTTTATGCTATATCTAATGCCAAATTTATCTGTAAATTTAGCTTTAAACTCTTCAACACTAAGCCCTAAAAACGCTGCTAAACGCGCACTTTCAGCCTCATCTATCCAGATATATCCACTATCTCCAATGCAACAATTTCCTTTGCAAACTTCACACTTTTTTGCATCAAAACAGTAACTAAATCCATCTTTTATCTCACACATCTTTACTTGTTAAATTCGCTTTCTTAAAAATCTCATGCGCCTCTTTTGCATATCCGTTTTCATCGCTTAAGTATATATTTTCTAGCACTTCACAAAGCGAGCGAGAGCTTTTTTTAGCTTCAATTAGCGCTAGTTTTGCGCTTTTGCCCTTTTTTGGATATACAAATTTAAGCTTTGTTAGCGCAAATTTACTCTGTTTTAAAAGATGAGCTATATACATAAGCTGTTTTGCATCATAGCAAAAAACAAGCGAGCCATGGGATTTAAGATGCGAGCTTGAATTGCTTATCAAATTCTCAAGACTTAAATTTGAAGCATACCTGCTTATTTGCAAGTGCTTGTTTTGACTTTGTCTAACACCATCATGGTAAAATGGTGGATTTGAGATGATATGGTCAAATCTTTTATCACTTTTAAATTTAGAAAAATCGGCTTGGATTATATCACAACTTAGCGAATTCTCACGCGAATTTTGTATAGACAACGCGATATTTTCATCTTGTATATCTATCATCGTAATCAAAGTATTTTTCAAATCTCTTTTTAGCAAAAGCCCAAGCACTCCACTTCCTGAACCAACTTCTAAAATTTCGCCACTAAGCTTTAAACTAAGGGCGAAATCATAGAGCATTATCGTATCGCTGTTATATCTGTAACCATCTTTAAACTGCGATATAACCATCTATTTTGTGCTGATTATGTGGTTGATAATAGCATTTGAGTGATTTAGCGCAACTACAATCGAACCACCGCTTTTTGTTATCAAATCCCCACCGATATAAAGCCCTGGAATCTGACTTTGACAATGCTCATCTATCTTTGGAACGCCATTTTCATCTATACCAACACCACAGTTTTTCAAAAAATCAACCGGAGTAGTTCCACCTATAGCATACACAACTCTATCGTAAACAAAATCTCTGCCATCTTTATAGTGAGCTAGAACTTTTCCATTTTCATTTTCTAAGCTTTCGATGTTTGTATTAAGACGAAGTATAACATCGCCGTATTTTGCGGCTTTATAGATATCTCTTTCGTTTATTTCATTTAATCTTGTAAAATTCATTCTTCTATATGAAAGCGTTACAATGTTGCTAGTTGAAAGAGTTATAGCATATTCTATAGCTGAGTTTCCGCCACCTACGACTAGAATTTTCTCATTTACACCACACTTGTCAAGGTTAAAATTTACTCTTTGAGTGATTGAAGGCGGAATTTTATACTCTGGTTTGTTTGGTTTTCCCATTCTACCGATTGCTATAATGACATTTTTAGCCTTATACTGAGCGTTTGGAGTAATAACTGTAAAAATTCCATCATCGCCTTTTACAACCTTTTCAACTTCGGTTTTAAAAACAGCGTCCACTCCCTCATTATCCAAAAGCCCATCGAAGTAGTTTAAAACATCCTCTTTAGTGCCTGTTTCAAAGTGAACTTTACCTTTAGTTTCGCTATCCATGCCCTTGTATTCTTTATCTACACGCTTGTTGTCTTTGTAAAAAGTTCTAATTGTTTGTGAGTGGTTATCGCCTTTTTCTAAAAGCAAAACTTTTTGCAAACCGCTTATTTTGGCTTCAACTACTGATGAAATTCCACATGGTCCTCCGCCAATAACGGCTAAATCATAAACATTCTCCATACTTATCCTTTTATAAATCATTTTTTAACTAAAATTATATTATGATTTTACTAAACAAAGATAAACAAGGATAAAAAATGGTTAAAAGGCTAGAATTGGCTAAATCATCGCAAAAAACCCTTCTAAATTTAACCCCAAATTTAAAAGAAAAAGTGCTTTTAGATATGCTTGAAGAGGTAAAAAATGCAAAATTTGAGATTTTAGAAGCAAACAAACTTGATGTTATGGCTGCAAAAAGTGCAAATTTAAACTCCGCTTTAATCGAGCGTCTTACACTAGATGATAAAAAAATAGACGCGATTTTAGCAAGCCTGTTAGATACTGCTAGGCTAAAAGATCCAGTTGGCGTCGTGCTTGATGGCTGGGTAAATTATGCTGGGCTTAAATTTCAAAAAGTAGCAATTCCTATAGGCGTGGTTTGCGTGATTTACGAGAGTCGTCCAAATGTAACCGCTGAAGTTGCAAGCTTGTGTTTTAAAAGTTCAAATGTGTGCATTTTAAAAGGCGGAAAAGAGGCAAAACACTCAAATTTAGCCATAGTTAGTGCACTTCATAAAGCGTTAGTTAAAAACGGCATAGATAAAAATGTCATAACTTTTTTAGATGATTTTAAGCGCGAGGATTTAATAAATTTGATAAAAATGGATAAATTTATCGACGTTATCGTGCCTCGTGGCGGAAGCGAGTTGGTAAAATTTATAAGTCAAAACTCTAGCATACCAGTTATAAAACATGATAAAGGAATGTGCCATATATACATAGATGAAAGTGCGAATTTAGCTAACGCGCTTAAAATTTGTATAAACGCCAAATGCCAAAAACCAAGCGCTTGTAATGCCGTAGAAACGCTTTTAATCCATAAAAACATCGCTAACGAGTTTTTGTTAAATTTAGCTAACGAGTTTGAAAATTTGGGCGTTGAAATTTATGGGTGCGAAAAAACGGTTGCTTTTTTATCTAAGCAAATACCAAATTTAAGTATCAAAAAAGCAAACGATGAGAGCTATGATACCGAGTATCTTGATATGAAGATAAATGTTAAAATCGTGCATAACTTAGATGAAGCACTAGATCACATTGAGCGTTTTAGCTCAAGCCATAGCGAAGCTATAATAAGTGAAAATTTTACTAACATCGAGCGTTTTTTAAACGAAGTTGATAGTGCTTGTTTGTATGCAAATGCTTCAACTAGATTTAGCGATGGTTATGAGTTTGGTTTTGGAGCTGAAGTTGGCATAAGCACTAACAAACTTCACGCAAGAGGCCCTATGGGACTAAGCGAGCTAACAACTTATAAGTATAAAATCATCGGTCAAGGTCAGGTAAGAAAGTGAAATTTGATAAAATTTTACTTTTTACAGCTTTGATATGCTTAGTTATTTATGGGTTTTTAAGCTTTAAAGGTTATGAAATTCAAGCAGAAAAAAAGCCTAAAATCGACTTTACAAAAGATACAAATTTTGACGCACTATCAAAGATAAAAAGTAAATGCGAAAGCTCTGATATGGTTTATTGTGAAGAGCTTGGAAATTTCTATGTCTATCAAAAAAAATATGGCTTAGCTTTTAAGTATTATGAAAAAATCTGTGCATATAACCCTATTTTAGACAACTGTTTTAAAGCTGGAAATATAGCTCAAAAATATCTTGAAGATAATGTAACAGCAGTGCTTTTATATCAAAAAAGTTGCGAAAGTTCTGGTATAAAAACATGTGATAGTTTGGGTCAAATTTATAAAAATGGTTTAGGCAAGATATCTAAAAATGAGGATTTGGCCATAGAGTATCTATCTAGGTCTTGCAATAAATTTTATTATGCTAGTTGCGTGGCGTTGGGTGAAATTTATGAGAGCAGAAACGATAAAGCAAAAGCTCTTATAAACTACGAAAAATCATGCAAATACGCAAAACTTGGATGTGATAAGATGAAAAATCTTCACGCGCTTGTTTTTAACTTAACAACTAACCCCACAAGCGAACTTGAGGAGTTTTTAAAGACAAATAGTGTTTTATGTGATGAAAAAAATGGCATAGCTTGTGCTAGATTGGCAAAGCATTTTAAGTATTTAGATAAAGAAAAATCAAAAAATTTTACCACCAAAGCCTGTAATTACGGAAATTTATCAAGTTGCCCTAAAAAAATGCAAGATGAAAGTAAAATAACAAATTTAAGAAAAGATTGCGCTAGTAGCAACTACAAAGCTTGTTCAAAACTCGCATATGAGCTTAATAAACAAAACAAAGATGGCAAATTTGACTACGAGATAGAAGATAGCTATAAAAAGGGGTGTGAATTTGGTAAAAACAAAATTTCATGCTCAAATTTAGGTCAATTTTTATCTGAGAAAAATAGACTTGATGAGTCTATAATCTACCTTAAAAAATCATGCGAAATGGGCTTTGCTAGAGGGTGTTATAATGCTGGTATGGTCTATGCGTTTGATTATGAACCACCTTATGGTAAAGAGGCAACTAAGTATTTTATAAAAAGCTGCGAAATGGGACACTCCTGGGGCTGTTATAAGGCTGGAAGCATGTATAAAAACGCTTGGGGTGGAAATGAGAAAAATATAGAAAAAGCTTATGAATTTTGGCAAAAATCTTGTCTAAAAGAAGGCATTGGTTGCAGAGAGCTAGAAGATATAAAAATCGGAGTAGAGTGATGAGATGGGTTTTTGTTATAATACTCGCTATTGTGCTTTGTGGGAGTTATTACTATATCTTTTTATATGAAAAAAAGATAGTTTTGACAGATGAGTTAAGCATTAAAGAGCTTGCTGTTTTAAACTGCGATAACGGCTTTGGTAGTTCGTGTTTTAATCTAGCCTTTGGCATTTTTGGTGCTTTAGACAAGCATGATACGGTGCTTTTTTACGAAAAAGCTTGCAATAAAGGCATTGATATAGCCTGCGATGTTATAAGTAAAGTCTATCTTGATGAAAACAAAATAGAAAAAGCGAGATTAGCCAGACAAAGGGCATGCAGTTTGGGAAGTTCTATCGCTTGTGCGACGTTAATACATTAAATTTATGGATAAAATATGAGAGAAAATTTTTCTAAAATCGGCTTCATACTTTCAGTTGCCGGAGGAGCTGTTGGGCTTGGAAATGCGTGGAAATTTCCAACTCTTGTTGGTGCAAATGGTGGTTTTGCCTTTGTGCTTTTATATCTTGTTATCACAGTTAGCATAGGTTTTGCTATATTTTTAGCTGAGATTGCTATGGGTAAACTTAGTCAAAAAGATCCTGTAAATGCGTATAAAAATTTAGCAATAAAACATAAAAATTTATGGAAATTTGCTGGTTTTTCTATGATTGGTGGAATTTTAGTTCTATCCTTTTATCTTGTGATTTTAGGCTGGGTTATAAGATATATTTTTGTATCATTTTCTACTCTTCCAGTTGGGATAAATGAGGCAAAAGAGCTTTTTGGACAAGCTGTTTCAAGTGATATTTATGGAAGCATTTTTTACTTTTTTTGTGCTTTTTTCTTAACCCTTTTTGTCGTTTCAAAAGGCGTTAAAAGCGGCATCGAAAAGCTAAATATCTACATGATGCCAGCACTTTTTATCATGCTTTTGGCTATGCTTTTTTACTCATTTTTCTTTGATGGGTTTAGCCAGGCGTTTAAATTTCTTTTTTATGTGGATTTTTCAAAGCTTGATTTAAACTCGCTTTTATCGGCTCTTGGACTATCTTTTTTCACGCTTTGCCTTGGGGTTGGGTGTATTTTAACCTACTCTGCTTCGCTAAACGATGATACAAATCCAGTTTCAAGCTCATTTTATATCGTTCTTATAAATATCCTAATTGGGCTTATGATGGGACTTATAGTCTTTACATTTGTCTTTGAGTTTGGCTCAGACCCAAAAGAGCAAGGCGTAGGACTCGTGTTTTTCTCTCTTATATCTCTTTTTGCAAAGCTTGGAGTAGCGGGAAATATCTTGGCATTTTTCTTCTTTTTATCGCTGTTTTTTGCTGGTATTACTTCAGCGGTTTCTATGATAGAGCCATTTACTTTTTACCTTACAAATGAGTATAAAATTTCAAGAAAAAAGGCTTTAAGCTATCTTGGAGTCGTTATTTTCATACTTGGCGTGCTTTGCATACTCTCTTTGAGTGGAGAATTTGCTAATGTTTTAACTTTTGGCAAAAAGAGCTTTTTTGATATTTTAGACTTTGTCTCATCAAATGTCATGCTTCCAATCGGTGCGATTTTAAGTGCTATTTTTGTTGGATTTGCCTTGCCAAAAGAGCGAATCGAGGGCTTTTTTATGCCTTATATGAAAAGTAAAACGATGTTTGAGTTGTGGTATTTTATGCTTCGATTTGTTGCGCCGATTGCGATTGTAGTTATCATACTTAACCAAATTTTAAACTCTTAAAAGTTAAACAAAACCTCGTTAAAGAAGCCCTTGAGCGGATTTGCTCAAGGGTT
It encodes:
- a CDS encoding NAD(P)-binding domain-containing protein; translated protein: MENVYDLAVIGGGPCGISSVVEAKISGLQKVLLLEKGDNHSQTIRTFYKDNKRVDKEYKGMDSETKGKVHFETGTKEDVLNYFDGLLDNEGVDAVFKTEVEKVVKGDDGIFTVITPNAQYKAKNVIIAIGRMGKPNKPEYKIPPSITQRVNFNLDKCGVNEKILVVGGGNSAIEYAITLSTSNIVTLSYRRMNFTRLNEINERDIYKAAKYGDVILRLNTNIESLENENGKVLAHYKDGRDFVYDRVVYAIGGTTPVDFLKNCGVGIDENGVPKIDEHCQSQIPGLYIGGDLITKSGGSIVVALNHSNAIINHIISTK
- a CDS encoding YkgJ family cysteine cluster protein: MCEIKDGFSYCFDAKKCEVCKGNCCIGDSGYIWIDEAESARLAAFLGLSVEEFKAKFTDKFGIRYSIKEREFEGGYACVFFDEIKRCCSVYEFRPKQCKTFPFWDYFKKNYNELEKECIGVKPL
- the trpC gene encoding indole-3-glycerol phosphate synthase TrpC; the protein is MILDKIIEKTKEDLEKKKKLIPFDTLGRSLSSNPYMPRDVFSVLKTSENDPYKIIAEVKKASPSKGVIREDFDPVSIAVSYEKGGANAFSVLSEPHFFQGSLEYISLIRRYTKSPILRKDFIVDKYQILEAAVYGADFVLLIAKALSQKELKELLEYARYFGLEALVETHDKEDVKKAIFAGANIIGINHRDLQTFDMHMDLCEKLIPIIPNGKIIVAESGLYEHEQLVNLNKFGVDAFLIGESFMRQDDVEMAVKKIKGA
- a CDS encoding bifunctional 3,4-dihydroxy-2-butanone 4-phosphate synthase/GTP cyclohydrolase II translates to MAFVSVEQAIDDIKNGKMIVMVDDENRENEGDLVFAGAFCDMEKVNFAITHAKGVLCTPVSKEIAKKLGFVPMVSNNTSSHETAFTITVDAKDATTGVSAYERDMTIKLIASSSAKPSDFVAPGHIFPLIAKDGGVLERIGHTEGSIDLCVMAGLAPVAAICEIVKEDGTMARRDDLDKFCKKFNLNMISIAQLVEYRLKNETLVKFSPPQDSQIAGINAELYDVTDHKNNLHKVFVFGDIKENTNVKFHKISSDVEFLTSLKYAQFMKSLEILEKEGGVLVFLSNSETCDSEVKEYGIGAQILLNLGIKKITLLSSSEHKEFIGLSGFGLDIAGYLS
- a CDS encoding DNA polymerase Y family protein, yielding MILHIDLDCFFVAAARIKDSSLIGKKVVVVGGNSGTIFGEKDRLGTVILSASYEARKFGVKSAMSLNRAKALCQDLTIAKSDMAFYKELSSRLFKFLYTFTPDIEKFSIDEFFVDLSGIEAKNDPLKFAKELQEQILKNLKLPCSIGISEAKFIAKLTTDLVKPFGVGMIKVDEIPQKLKDVDISKFPGVGASALKFLNKYGIYTITDAKNAKFVFEKLGKSGIKLYENLTGTGENSLDLASKRKSFSHARTFDLITDRDELERRVLVLCRYLSFDIYKFGQNPTKFDLKVRYEDRYTVSHSVTVKEIFTQSLLQKIALELFKKCDVRISSPVMYISIGAAGFVDESCIEKTLFSQIGESKNKKANLAIQQIREKYGINSLMFAKEIKN
- a CDS encoding HIT family protein, which codes for MEYLCAPWRSEYFSSKKCECPFCDAINSPEFDEKNGVLFRAKHCFGIMNLYPYSPGAFMVIPYKHTDKIEELSQEAWLEMSHFVRCGVEILKKRVHARGVNIGMNLGSAAGAGIAQHVHYHLVPRWEGDTNFITTISATRVIGVPFHELYTNIKKGFDELNLEF
- the lgt gene encoding prolipoprotein diacylglyceryl transferase, with amino-acid sequence MSWWNQIYNNFDPVAFSLFGLSVHWYGIMYILALLTALFMAKWFAKKDKLGFSEKLLDNYFIWVEIGVILGARLGFIFIYSDEQMHYITHPWEIFNPFHNGEFVGIRGMSYHGAVVGFIIATFWFCKKHKTNSFALLDLVALSVPLGYVFGRIGNFLNQELAGVPTSMPWGIEVAGILRHPSQLYEAFLEGVVIFVVLFFYRKYKKFNGELIAIYTILYALMRFVSEIYREPDFQLGTYMFGLSMGQILSFLMLFLGIFTYFYAWKNRDKNLSN
- a CDS encoding tRNA1(Val) (adenine(37)-N6)-methyltransferase — protein: MVISQFKDGYRYNSDTIMLYDFALSLKLSGEILEVGSGSGVLGLLLKRDLKNTLITMIDIQDENIALSIQNSRENSLSCDIIQADFSKFKSDKRFDHIISNPPFYHDGVRQSQNKHLQISRYASNLSLENLISNSSSHLKSHGSLVFCYDAKQLMYIAHLLKQSKFALTKLKFVYPKKGKSAKLALIEAKKSSRSLCEVLENIYLSDENGYAKEAHEIFKKANLTSKDV